In Augochlora pura isolate Apur16 chromosome 3, APUR_v2.2.1, whole genome shotgun sequence, the sequence ATCAGGCCGACGGTCCAGTACTTCATGTTCAGAAACTTCGGTAGATAGGGTAGCTGGCTGATCTTCGCGCCGACCGTCGACAGCTTCGTTATCATCGACTGCGCTGGCATGTGCTCCAGCAAGGACACCATTCTCATGTTCTGAGAAAccagagaaattttattcaccgCTCCGTTTCATCGAATCTTCTCCGCGGCGAACGATGTTCACTCGGAGAAAAGCGCAGATTTTAGAAtcgaaatatcaaattttcgAATACTTGCGTGGGATCtcaaaattgaagattttaaAAGGGAAATTTTAGAATTGAGAATCGTAGGATCGAAGCGTGGAATTTTAGAATCAAAGCGTGGCGTTTTAGAATCAAAGCGTGGAATTTTAGAATCGAAGTGTGACGTTTTAGAATCGACGTGTGGAATTTTAGAATTCGAGTACGGCGTTTTCGAACACGGAATTTTAGAATGTGAGCGTAGAATTTCAGGATCGAAGAGCAGAGAATTTAATAGCGAAGGATTTTGCGAACGGTGTATAGGATTGTGTCGACACGCACTTTCGGAAGTTTGCTCTTGAGCCCCGATATCCTGACGTCCTTGATTTTGTCGTGGACCTGACGGTACCTTGTCGTCAAATAATTCTGCATGCTTGATTTGC encodes:
- the LOC144468173 gene encoding uncharacterized protein LOC144468173, whose product is MQNYLTTRYRQVHDKIKDVRISGLKSKLPKNMRMVSLLEHMPAQSMITKLSTVGAKISQLPYLPKFLNMKYWTVGLIVSLPVFYQFQTTASPANTATLESKRTSVVAEEAERSTAGTE